Proteins encoded within one genomic window of Saccharopolyspora pogona:
- a CDS encoding IclR family transcriptional regulator, translating into MSQSLERGLTVLTALAAGQQTLDQLAKRLGVHKSTAMRLLRTLEAGRFVRREDVHHYRLGSALFDLAHQALEDLDVRGVARQYLVALGEISGHTVHLATLEDDQVVYIDKVDSQHPVRMYSRIGRRAPVHCTAVGKVLVADWPTQKRRRFAEQLNYPKLTTNTIDSAERFLAELDRVRTQGYAVDRSEHEDFIHCVGAPIRNHRGEIVAALSLSVPKVLLDFDGLLGLVDDLLRAAGGVSAELGWKPENPGGKEV; encoded by the coding sequence GTGAGCCAGAGCTTGGAACGCGGTCTGACGGTGCTGACCGCGCTGGCCGCCGGGCAGCAGACGCTCGACCAGCTCGCGAAACGCCTGGGCGTGCACAAATCAACCGCGATGCGCCTGCTGCGCACCCTCGAGGCGGGCCGCTTCGTGCGCCGCGAGGACGTGCACCACTACCGCCTCGGCAGCGCCCTGTTCGACCTCGCCCACCAAGCGCTGGAAGACCTCGACGTGCGCGGCGTGGCCCGGCAGTACCTGGTGGCGCTGGGGGAGATCAGCGGGCACACCGTGCACCTGGCGACCCTCGAAGACGATCAGGTCGTCTACATCGACAAAGTGGACAGCCAGCACCCGGTGCGGATGTACTCCCGCATCGGCCGCCGCGCGCCGGTGCACTGCACGGCGGTGGGCAAGGTGCTGGTGGCCGACTGGCCGACGCAAAAGCGCCGCCGGTTCGCCGAACAGCTCAACTACCCGAAGCTGACCACCAACACCATCGACTCGGCCGAGCGGTTCCTGGCCGAACTGGACCGGGTGCGCACCCAGGGCTACGCGGTGGACCGCAGCGAGCACGAGGACTTCATCCACTGCGTCGGCGCGCCGATCCGCAACCACCGGGGCGAGATCGTCGCGGCCCTGTCGCTTTCGGTGCCGAAGGTACTGCTGGACTTCGACGGGCTGCTCGGCCTCGTCGACGACCTGCTGCGCGCCGCCGGCGGGGTTTCCGCCGAGCTGGGGTGGAAGCCGGAAAACCCGGGAGGAAAGGAAGTCTGA
- a CDS encoding RidA family protein gives MARTVVSTDKAPKPPANIPLSQGVRKGNILQVSGQTAVSLETGKVVEGGVVEQTEQCLRNVIAILEAEGGSLEDVLMLRVYLTDTSQFAEMNETYARVVGEPFPARTTVYVGLPAGLLVEIDALAVLD, from the coding sequence ATGGCCAGGACCGTGGTCAGCACCGACAAGGCCCCGAAGCCGCCGGCGAACATCCCGCTGTCGCAGGGCGTTCGCAAGGGCAACATCCTGCAGGTCTCGGGACAGACCGCCGTGAGCCTGGAGACCGGCAAGGTCGTCGAGGGCGGCGTCGTCGAGCAGACCGAGCAGTGCCTGCGCAACGTCATCGCGATCCTGGAGGCCGAGGGCGGCTCTCTGGAGGACGTACTGATGCTGCGGGTGTACCTGACGGACACCTCGCAGTTCGCGGAGATGAACGAGACCTACGCCCGCGTCGTCGGCGAACCCTTCCCGGCCCGCACCACGGTCTACGTCGGCCTCCCCGCCGGCCTCCTCGTCGAAATCGACGCCCTCGCGGTCCTCGACTGA
- a CDS encoding LysE family translocator: MSTVEAAAWRRGAKLPGETGWRLACWLARLIEEVRVMVSVDRLLVFAAMSLVIIAVPGPSVLFVVGRALAHGRRTALTSVVGNAIGCYLVAVAVALGVGAVVAQSLVVFTAIKMAGAAYLVYLGIKALRSSRPLAGELPEQTPSLGILKTLREGVVVGVANPKTFIFFTAVVPQFIDPELGHVPVQMLLLGLIPIAIALVSDSMWGLFAATARTWIASAPRRLAIVQRAGGFAMIGLGLTLAVTGRKE; the protein is encoded by the coding sequence ATGTCCACAGTAGAAGCTGCCGCATGGCGCCGCGGCGCGAAGCTGCCCGGTGAAACCGGCTGGCGTCTGGCGTGTTGGCTTGCCAGGCTGATCGAGGAGGTGCGCGTGATGGTGTCGGTTGATCGGTTGCTGGTTTTCGCGGCGATGTCGTTGGTGATCATCGCGGTGCCCGGGCCGAGCGTGTTGTTCGTCGTGGGCCGGGCGCTGGCGCACGGCAGGCGCACCGCGCTGACCAGCGTCGTCGGCAATGCCATCGGGTGCTACCTGGTGGCCGTCGCGGTGGCGCTGGGCGTCGGCGCGGTGGTGGCGCAGTCGCTCGTGGTGTTCACCGCGATCAAGATGGCGGGCGCGGCCTACCTCGTCTACCTGGGCATCAAGGCGCTGCGCAGCAGTCGCCCGCTCGCCGGCGAACTGCCCGAGCAGACGCCGAGCCTCGGCATCCTGAAGACGCTGCGGGAAGGCGTCGTGGTCGGGGTGGCGAACCCGAAGACGTTCATCTTCTTCACGGCGGTGGTCCCGCAGTTCATCGACCCGGAGCTGGGCCACGTCCCGGTGCAGATGCTGCTGCTCGGGCTCATCCCGATCGCCATCGCGCTGGTCTCGGACAGCATGTGGGGCCTGTTCGCGGCCACGGCCCGGACCTGGATCGCCAGCGCCCCGCGGCGGCTGGCGATCGTCCAGCGGGCGGGCGGTTTCGCCATGATCGGCCTCGGCCTGACCCTCGCCGTCACCGGCCGCAAGGAGTAA
- a CDS encoding calcium:proton antiporter — translation MPLRSLLSWTVLVPVLAIIALAITWTHKELGIIPVLIVAILLAGAVLTAVHHAEIVAHRVGEPFGSLVLAVAVTVIEVGLIVTLMSSGGPEAATLARDTIFAAVMITTNGIVGLSLLVGALRYGLTPFNAEGTGAELATVTALAALSLVFPTFTTTLPGPVYSAPQLAFAAVASLVLYGMFVFTQTIRHRDFFVPVTDEGTVAPEEDHARPPSGGRTAASLVLLVVALVAVVGLAKVESPAIEAAVEAVGFPQSFVGVVIALLVLLPETIAAVRAAARQRVQISLNLAYGSAIASIGLTIPAIVLASIWLDGPLHLGLGGTQLVLFILTVIVSVLTVVPGRATRLQGGVHLAILAAFIFLAVNP, via the coding sequence ATGCCGCTGCGCTCGCTGCTGTCCTGGACCGTGCTGGTGCCGGTGCTCGCGATCATCGCGCTGGCCATCACCTGGACCCACAAGGAACTCGGCATCATCCCGGTGCTCATCGTTGCGATCCTGCTCGCGGGCGCGGTGCTGACCGCCGTGCACCACGCGGAGATCGTCGCCCACCGGGTGGGCGAACCGTTCGGCTCGCTGGTCCTGGCGGTGGCCGTCACGGTCATCGAAGTAGGGCTGATCGTCACGCTGATGAGCTCCGGCGGCCCGGAAGCCGCGACGCTGGCTCGCGACACGATCTTCGCCGCGGTCATGATCACCACCAACGGCATCGTCGGCCTCTCCCTACTGGTGGGGGCCCTCCGCTATGGGCTGACGCCGTTCAACGCCGAAGGCACTGGTGCGGAGCTGGCGACGGTGACGGCGCTGGCCGCGTTGAGCCTGGTGTTCCCGACCTTCACCACGACCCTGCCGGGCCCGGTGTACTCGGCACCGCAGCTGGCGTTCGCCGCGGTGGCCTCGCTCGTGCTGTACGGCATGTTCGTGTTCACCCAGACCATCCGGCATCGGGACTTCTTCGTGCCGGTCACCGACGAGGGCACGGTCGCCCCGGAGGAAGACCACGCGCGGCCGCCGAGCGGAGGCCGGACAGCGGCGAGCCTCGTGCTGCTGGTGGTCGCGCTGGTCGCCGTCGTCGGGCTGGCGAAGGTGGAATCTCCGGCGATCGAGGCCGCGGTCGAGGCGGTCGGCTTCCCGCAGTCCTTCGTCGGCGTGGTGATCGCCCTGCTGGTGCTGCTGCCGGAGACGATCGCGGCGGTGCGCGCCGCCGCCCGCCAGCGGGTGCAGATCAGCCTCAACCTCGCCTACGGCTCGGCGATCGCCAGCATCGGCCTGACGATCCCGGCGATCGTGCTCGCCTCGATCTGGCTGGACGGCCCGCTGCACCTCGGACTCGGCGGAACCCAGCTCGTGCTGTTCATCCTGACGGTCATCGTCAGCGTCCTCACGGTCGTCCCCGGCCGCGCTACCCGCCTGCAAGGCGGCGTCCACCTCGCCATCCTCGCGGCCTTCATCTTCCTGGCCGTCAACCCGTGA
- a CDS encoding DUF1326 domain-containing protein, with the protein MGVPGVAKWHVAGDWFETCKCEIPCPCSFAQPPTYGDCNGIRLWHIRTGDYGDLGLSGLNVAMLVSYAGNVWTGEHHDARAAFFFDERGGEAQLAALRAIFTGRAGGWPQRFVEMLRPEIVAVESSPIEVRIADDLAGWSVRLPGYAEAAVEALTGPTAAEGVRVQVHNLPGAEVGPGQPPATWGRATLDRADVFGFSWERVGNSSTHIPFDWTGPGAA; encoded by the coding sequence GTGGGTGTGCCGGGCGTTGCGAAATGGCATGTGGCGGGCGACTGGTTCGAAACGTGCAAGTGTGAGATCCCGTGCCCGTGCTCTTTCGCGCAGCCGCCGACCTACGGCGACTGCAACGGCATCCGGCTGTGGCACATCCGAACCGGCGACTACGGCGACCTGGGGCTCAGCGGCCTGAACGTCGCGATGCTGGTTTCCTACGCCGGGAACGTCTGGACGGGGGAGCACCACGATGCGCGCGCCGCGTTCTTCTTCGACGAGCGCGGCGGCGAGGCGCAACTCGCGGCGCTTCGGGCGATCTTCACCGGGCGGGCCGGAGGTTGGCCGCAGCGGTTCGTCGAGATGCTCCGGCCGGAGATCGTGGCCGTGGAGTCGAGCCCGATCGAGGTCCGCATCGCCGACGACCTGGCCGGCTGGAGCGTCCGCCTCCCCGGATACGCGGAGGCGGCCGTCGAAGCGCTCACCGGTCCAACTGCCGCCGAAGGCGTCCGGGTCCAGGTGCACAACCTGCCGGGCGCGGAGGTCGGCCCCGGTCAGCCGCCCGCGACCTGGGGGCGGGCGACTCTCGACCGGGCCGACGTGTTCGGCTTCAGCTGGGAGCGGGTGGGCAACTCCAGCACGCACATCCCGTTCGACTGGACGGGACCGGGTGCGGCATGA
- a CDS encoding DUF1844 domain-containing protein yields the protein MTEPQPTAPPTTSDLPGEQAHDDADMELNVRELADVPSVEVISRAAVMLMSAAAEKLGLAAEDPDAAAERDLDEARRLITALAGLVTASVEYLGPHAGPVRDGLQTLQRAFREASTHPDAPGQGPGEKYTGPVY from the coding sequence GTGACCGAACCGCAGCCAACCGCGCCCCCGACCACGTCCGACCTGCCGGGTGAGCAGGCGCACGACGACGCAGACATGGAACTCAACGTCCGCGAGCTCGCCGATGTTCCCAGCGTCGAGGTGATCAGCCGCGCGGCGGTCATGTTGATGTCCGCGGCGGCGGAGAAGCTGGGGCTGGCCGCCGAGGACCCGGACGCCGCGGCGGAGCGCGACCTGGACGAGGCGCGCCGGTTGATCACCGCGCTGGCCGGGCTGGTCACCGCCTCCGTCGAGTACCTCGGGCCGCACGCGGGTCCGGTCCGCGACGGCCTGCAGACGCTGCAGCGCGCGTTCCGCGAGGCCTCCACCCACCCGGACGCACCGGGGCAGGGCCCGGGCGAGAAGTACACCGGCCCCGTCTACTGA
- the infC gene encoding translation initiation factor IF-3, translating to MSSETRINDRIRVPEVRLVGPNGEQVGIVRIEDALRLAQEADLDLVEVAPQARPPVCKLMDYGKFKYESAQKARESRRNQQQTVIKEQKLRPKIDPHDYETKKGHVSRFLNQGHKVKVTIMFRGREQSRPELGFRLLQRLADDVSELGFIEANPKQDGRNMIMVLAPHKTNKTKPKANA from the coding sequence ATCAGCTCCGAGACGCGCATCAACGACCGCATCCGGGTTCCGGAGGTCCGGTTGGTCGGACCGAACGGTGAACAGGTCGGGATCGTCCGCATCGAGGACGCACTCCGGCTAGCCCAGGAAGCGGATCTGGACCTTGTCGAGGTCGCCCCGCAGGCGCGCCCGCCGGTCTGCAAGCTCATGGACTACGGCAAGTTCAAGTACGAGAGCGCGCAGAAGGCTCGCGAATCGCGTCGCAACCAGCAGCAGACCGTCATCAAGGAGCAGAAGCTCCGGCCGAAGATCGACCCGCACGACTACGAGACGAAGAAGGGCCACGTGTCCCGCTTCCTCAACCAGGGTCACAAGGTCAAGGTGACGATCATGTTCCGCGGTCGTGAGCAGTCGCGTCCCGAGTTGGGCTTCCGCCTGCTGCAGCGACTGGCCGATGACGTGTCCGAACTCGGGTTCATCGAGGCGAACCCGAAGCAGGACGGTCGCAACATGATCATGGTTCTTGCGCCGCACAAGACGAACAAGACCAAGCCCAAGGCGAACGCTTAA
- the rpmI gene encoding 50S ribosomal protein L35, whose protein sequence is MPKNKTHKGTSKRFKVTGTGKLRREQAGRRHILEKKSSRVTRRLEGTEAVAKADVKRINRLLGR, encoded by the coding sequence ATGCCGAAGAACAAGACCCACAAGGGCACCTCGAAGCGCTTCAAGGTGACCGGCACGGGCAAGCTGCGGCGCGAGCAGGCCGGTCGTCGGCACATCCTGGAGAAGAAGTCCAGCCGTGTCACCCGCCGGCTCGAGGGCACCGAAGCGGTGGCCAAGGCCGACGTCAAGCGCATCAACCGACTGCTGGGTCGCTGA
- the rplT gene encoding 50S ribosomal protein L20 produces MARVKRAVNAQKKRRTILESARGYRGQRSRLYRKAKEQMLHSMTYAYRDRRARKGDFRKLWITRINAATRQHGLSYNRFVQGLKAAEVEVDRKILAELAVNDPQAFAALVEVARKNLPESAA; encoded by the coding sequence GTGGCACGCGTCAAGCGGGCAGTCAACGCCCAGAAGAAGCGCCGCACCATTCTCGAGTCGGCCCGCGGCTACCGCGGTCAGCGCTCCCGGCTGTACCGCAAGGCCAAGGAGCAGATGCTCCACTCGATGACCTACGCCTACCGCGACCGGCGGGCCCGCAAGGGTGACTTCCGGAAGCTGTGGATCACCCGCATCAACGCCGCGACCCGGCAGCACGGCCTGAGCTACAACCGGTTCGTGCAGGGCCTGAAGGCCGCCGAGGTCGAGGTCGACCGGAAGATCCTGGCCGAGCTCGCGGTCAACGACCCGCAGGCTTTCGCCGCGCTGGTCGAGGTGGCTCGCAAGAACCTGCCGGAGAGTGCGGCCTGA
- a CDS encoding TrmH family RNA methyltransferase: MTTEGPYAAPRPGTTTPLTERSSRVAVARKLTRRAGREKDGAFLAEGAQAVGEALTAHADGVLRVRDVFATEQSRHAEFLDRARAESVPVHLVTERAAASLSETVTPQGLIAVCDLPDTTPSAALAERPKLVAVLVGVADPGNAGTVVRVADAAGAGAVLFAGDTVDAYNGKAVRASTGSLFHLPVARDRDVSAVLSACRAAGLRLVGADGYATGDLDTADRDGELAEPTAWVFGSEAHGLPDEVKSDLDATLRVPLYGRAESLNLATAAAVCLYASARAQHRQDA; encoded by the coding sequence CTGACCACCGAAGGCCCCTACGCTGCACCGCGACCCGGGACGACGACTCCACTCACGGAGCGATCGTCCCGGGTCGCGGTCGCTCGCAAGCTCACCCGCCGCGCCGGCCGGGAGAAGGACGGGGCGTTCCTCGCCGAAGGCGCCCAGGCGGTGGGCGAGGCGCTGACCGCGCACGCCGACGGGGTGCTGCGGGTGCGCGACGTCTTCGCCACCGAGCAATCCCGGCACGCCGAGTTCCTGGACCGGGCCCGCGCCGAGTCGGTGCCGGTCCACCTGGTCACCGAGCGGGCAGCGGCGTCGCTGTCGGAGACGGTGACCCCGCAAGGACTGATCGCGGTCTGCGACCTGCCGGACACCACACCGTCCGCCGCGCTCGCCGAGCGCCCGAAGCTGGTCGCGGTGCTGGTCGGCGTGGCGGATCCGGGCAACGCGGGAACCGTGGTCCGGGTCGCCGACGCGGCCGGTGCCGGTGCCGTGCTGTTCGCCGGCGACACCGTCGACGCCTACAACGGCAAGGCGGTGCGGGCGTCCACCGGGAGCCTCTTCCACCTGCCCGTTGCGCGTGACCGCGACGTCTCCGCCGTGCTTTCCGCCTGCCGCGCGGCCGGGCTCCGTCTGGTCGGCGCCGACGGCTACGCCACCGGCGACCTCGACACCGCCGACCGGGACGGTGAGCTCGCCGAGCCCACGGCGTGGGTGTTCGGCAGTGAAGCCCACGGGCTACCGGATGAGGTGAAATCGGACCTGGATGCCACGCTCCGGGTCCCGCTCTACGGGCGTGCGGAAAGCCTCAACCTGGCCACGGCCGCAGCAGTCTGCCTCTACGCCTCAGCCCGCGCCCAGCACCGCCAGGACGCCTAG
- the pheS gene encoding phenylalanine--tRNA ligase subunit alpha, with translation MSGANDPYDPKEVAALSPETLDRAVVEAGKAFAAATDLDALAVVKPAHLGDRSPLLTARREIGALPPKARSEAGKRVNQAREAIQGAFDERRAALQAERDERVLREETVDVTLPWDRVPAGARHPITQLAEDIEDTFVAMGWEVAEGPELEAEWFNFDALNFGKDHPARTMQDTFYVAPENSGLVLRTHTSPSQVRALLDRELPVYVVCPGRTFRTDELDATHTPVFSQVEGLAVDKGLTMAHLKGTLDAFARSMFGPESKTRLRPSYFPFTEPSAEMDVWFPEKKGGAGWVEWGGCGMVNPNVLRACGVDPEVYTGFAFGMGLERTLMFRNGIPDMRDMVEGDVRFTQPFGI, from the coding sequence ATGTCTGGAGCCAACGACCCGTACGACCCGAAAGAGGTCGCCGCGCTGTCGCCGGAGACGCTGGACCGCGCGGTGGTCGAGGCCGGCAAAGCCTTCGCTGCGGCCACCGACCTCGACGCGCTGGCCGTGGTCAAGCCCGCGCACCTCGGCGACCGCTCGCCGCTGCTGACCGCGCGCCGGGAGATCGGCGCGCTGCCGCCGAAGGCGCGCTCGGAGGCGGGCAAGCGCGTCAACCAGGCCCGCGAGGCCATTCAGGGCGCCTTCGACGAGCGCCGCGCGGCCCTGCAGGCCGAGCGCGACGAGCGGGTGCTGCGCGAGGAGACGGTCGACGTCACGCTGCCCTGGGACCGGGTCCCGGCCGGCGCGCGCCACCCGATCACGCAGCTCGCCGAGGACATCGAGGACACCTTCGTGGCGATGGGCTGGGAGGTCGCCGAGGGCCCCGAGCTGGAAGCCGAGTGGTTCAACTTCGACGCGCTGAACTTCGGCAAGGACCACCCGGCGCGCACCATGCAGGACACCTTCTACGTGGCCCCGGAGAACTCCGGGCTGGTGCTGCGCACCCACACCTCGCCGTCGCAGGTCCGCGCCCTGCTGGATCGCGAGCTGCCGGTGTACGTGGTCTGCCCGGGCCGCACCTTCCGCACCGACGAGCTGGACGCCACCCACACCCCGGTGTTCTCGCAGGTCGAGGGCCTGGCGGTGGACAAGGGCCTGACCATGGCGCATCTGAAGGGCACGCTGGACGCGTTCGCCCGGTCGATGTTCGGCCCGGAGTCCAAGACCCGGCTGCGGCCGTCGTACTTCCCGTTCACCGAGCCATCGGCCGAGATGGACGTGTGGTTCCCGGAGAAGAAGGGCGGCGCCGGCTGGGTCGAGTGGGGCGGCTGCGGCATGGTCAACCCGAACGTGCTGCGTGCCTGCGGCGTCGACCCCGAGGTCTACACGGGCTTCGCCTTCGGCATGGGCCTGGAGCGCACGCTGATGTTCCGCAACGGCATCCCCGACATGCGCGACATGGTCGAGGGCGACGTCCGGTTCACCCAGCCGTTCGGCATTTGA
- the pheT gene encoding phenylalanine--tRNA ligase subunit beta, translating to MRIPVSWLAEHLELPEETTAETLAEAFIRIGLEVEEVAHLTQVRGPLVAGRVAEIEELNEFKKPIRFCQVEVGETETGEQRVQGIICGARNFQEGDLVVVALPGAVLPGDFEITSRKTYGKVSEGMICSAKELGIGEDHDGILVLPPGSADPGDDAVELVGLEDSIIELSITPDRGYCFSVRGLARELSNALDVPFGDPGTRPVPVDDRPSRGVELRDPSACQRFVLRRVTGVDPTAPSPWWMRRRLALAGIRSISLAVDVTNYVMLELGQPLHAFDTAKLTGDLVVRRAEQGEKLTTLDGLSRELDPDDIVIADESGPVSLAGVMGGESTEISHNTHDVLLEAANWAPASIARTIRRHKLPSEAGKRFERSVDPAIAAVATELAAQLLVRYGDGTIAPGRTDVGEPKRPEPVTMPLGLPDKIAGVSYERGVTARRLGQIGCRIEVSTSDKGVGLVTATPPTWRPDLKQPYDLVEEVLRLEGYHTIPSVLPAAPPGRGLTALQRRERAVSRALAGEGYVEVLPFPFVGTAMLDAFGLAEDDPRRRTMSVLNALESDRALLTTTLLIGLAETLQRNVSRGQRDLALFHIGQVVQPAENQPAVPEVSVDGRPTDEQIAALRASLPAQPTHVAVMLGGQREQAGWWGKGREVSWADAVQAARVVAAAAGVELNMAAGELAPWHPGRCAQLKVGETVVGHAGELHPKVVEALGLPRRTCAMELDLDALPLSDRRPAPQISAYPPVLMDIALVVDDGVAAADVVDAVRTGGGELLEDVRLFDVYAGEQLGEGKKSLALALRFRASDRTLKQEEATEARDAAVRAATERLGASLRA from the coding sequence GTGCGGATTCCGGTTTCCTGGTTGGCCGAGCACCTTGAGCTGCCCGAGGAGACGACCGCGGAGACGCTGGCCGAAGCGTTCATCCGGATCGGGTTGGAGGTCGAGGAGGTCGCCCACCTGACCCAGGTGCGCGGGCCGCTCGTGGCCGGTCGTGTCGCCGAGATCGAGGAACTCAACGAGTTCAAGAAGCCGATCCGGTTCTGCCAGGTCGAGGTCGGCGAGACCGAGACCGGCGAGCAGCGCGTGCAGGGCATCATCTGCGGCGCCCGCAACTTCCAGGAGGGCGACCTGGTCGTGGTCGCGCTGCCCGGTGCGGTGCTGCCCGGCGACTTCGAGATCACCTCGCGCAAGACCTACGGCAAGGTCAGCGAGGGCATGATCTGCTCGGCCAAGGAGCTGGGCATCGGCGAGGACCACGACGGCATCCTGGTGCTGCCGCCCGGCTCTGCCGACCCCGGCGATGACGCGGTCGAGCTGGTGGGGCTGGAAGACTCGATCATCGAGCTGTCCATCACCCCGGACCGCGGCTACTGCTTCTCGGTGCGCGGCCTGGCCCGCGAGCTGTCCAACGCGCTGGACGTGCCGTTCGGCGACCCGGGCACCCGCCCGGTCCCGGTCGACGACCGGCCGTCGCGCGGTGTGGAGCTGCGCGACCCGAGCGCCTGCCAGCGGTTCGTGCTACGCCGGGTCACCGGCGTCGACCCGACCGCGCCGAGCCCGTGGTGGATGCGCCGCCGCCTGGCGCTGGCCGGGATCCGTTCCATCTCGCTGGCCGTGGACGTCACCAACTACGTGATGCTCGAACTCGGCCAGCCGCTGCATGCGTTCGACACCGCGAAGCTGACCGGCGACCTGGTGGTGCGCCGCGCTGAGCAGGGCGAGAAGCTGACCACCCTGGACGGCCTGAGCCGCGAACTGGACCCGGACGACATCGTGATCGCCGACGAGTCCGGCCCGGTGTCGCTGGCCGGGGTGATGGGCGGCGAGTCCACCGAGATCAGCCACAACACGCACGACGTGCTGCTGGAGGCGGCGAACTGGGCTCCGGCCAGCATCGCCCGCACCATCCGCCGGCACAAGCTGCCCAGCGAGGCGGGCAAGCGGTTCGAGCGGTCGGTGGACCCGGCGATCGCCGCGGTGGCCACCGAGCTGGCCGCGCAGCTGCTGGTCCGCTACGGCGACGGCACCATCGCGCCGGGCCGCACCGACGTCGGTGAGCCGAAGCGGCCCGAGCCGGTGACCATGCCGCTGGGGCTGCCGGACAAGATCGCCGGGGTGTCCTACGAGCGCGGCGTGACCGCCCGGCGGCTGGGCCAGATCGGCTGCCGCATCGAGGTCAGCACCTCCGACAAGGGCGTCGGTCTGGTGACGGCGACCCCGCCGACCTGGCGGCCGGACCTGAAGCAGCCGTACGACCTGGTCGAGGAAGTGCTGCGCCTGGAGGGGTACCACACGATCCCCTCGGTGCTGCCCGCCGCGCCGCCCGGGCGCGGGCTCACCGCCCTGCAGCGCCGCGAGCGCGCGGTGTCCCGCGCGCTGGCCGGTGAGGGCTACGTCGAGGTGCTGCCGTTCCCGTTCGTCGGCACGGCGATGCTCGACGCCTTCGGTCTCGCCGAGGACGACCCGCGGCGGCGCACCATGTCGGTGCTCAACGCGTTGGAGAGCGACCGGGCGCTGCTGACCACGACGCTGCTGATCGGGTTGGCGGAAACCTTGCAGCGCAACGTTTCCCGCGGCCAGCGCGATCTCGCGCTGTTCCACATCGGACAGGTCGTGCAGCCCGCGGAGAACCAGCCCGCGGTGCCGGAGGTCAGCGTCGACGGACGTCCCACCGACGAGCAGATCGCCGCGCTGCGCGCATCGCTGCCGGCGCAGCCTACACACGTCGCCGTGATGCTGGGCGGCCAGCGCGAGCAGGCCGGTTGGTGGGGCAAGGGCCGCGAGGTGAGCTGGGCGGACGCGGTGCAGGCCGCGCGTGTGGTCGCCGCGGCGGCGGGGGTGGAGCTGAACATGGCCGCGGGCGAGCTCGCGCCGTGGCACCCGGGCCGGTGCGCGCAGCTGAAGGTCGGCGAGACCGTGGTCGGTCACGCCGGTGAGCTGCATCCGAAGGTCGTCGAGGCGCTGGGCCTGCCGAGGCGGACCTGCGCGATGGAGCTCGACCTGGACGCCCTGCCGTTGTCCGACCGCCGCCCGGCGCCGCAGATCTCGGCGTACCCGCCGGTGCTGATGGACATCGCCTTGGTGGTGGACGACGGCGTGGCCGCGGCCGACGTGGTCGACGCGGTCCGTACCGGCGGCGGCGAGCTGCTGGAGGATGTGCGGCTGTTCGACGTGTACGCGGGCGAGCAGTTGGGCGAGGGCAAGAAGTCGCTGGCCTTGGCGCTGCGCTTCCGCGCTTCGGACCGGACCCTGAAGCAGGAGGAGGCCACCGAGGCCCGGGACGCGGCCGTGCGCGCCGCCACCGAGCGTCTCGGCGCCAGCCTCCGAGCGTGA